The Oncorhynchus gorbuscha isolate QuinsamMale2020 ecotype Even-year unplaced genomic scaffold, OgorEven_v1.0 Un_scaffold_10406, whole genome shotgun sequence DNA window CAGCCAACTGACCGCGAACACCACGACCACGGTCACCAGCATCTTGGTGGTTTTGCGTCGTCGGCGGTGGCGGTCGTTGCGGCCGGGCGGGGGACATGTGGGAACGGAGTTTGGACCAGATACGAGCGTAGGCGAAGGAGATGACGGCTAGAGGGAGAACGTACTGGAGGAGGAGCATGGAGATTGAATGAGACTGTCCCGTCTGTCGAGCTGCCCGGCCACTTCTCTGTACACAcctggagcagaggagagagggttagggtgtgtgtgtgtgtgtgtgtgtgtgtgtgtgtgtgtgtgtgtgtgtgtgtgtgtgtgtgtgtgtgtgtgtgtgtgtgtgtctgtgtgtatgtgtgtgtgtgtgtgtgtgtgtgtgatttgtgtgtgtgtgtgtgtgtgtgtgtatttgtgtgtgtgtgttgtgtctgtgtgtgtgtgtgtgtgtgtgtgtgtgtgtgtgtgtgtgtgtgtgtgtgtgtgtgtgtgtgtgtgtgtgtgtgtgtgtgtgtgtgtgtgtctgtgtatttgtgtgtgtgtgtatttgtttgtgtgtgtatttgtgtgtgtgtgtgagcgagaccTACCTGTATAAACTGTCCTGGAGCCAGATTGAAGGTCCCATACTCTCTGAAGATAGCTAGTGGACTGGCCAGCACCGCACTCAGTACCCATGTGGCGGCAATCACCCCGAAACACACATCCTTTCTCATCCTGGTCTCCAGGTGGTACACTATAcacctgtcaatcaatcaatcagccagtcaatcaatcaaccaatcagtaagccagccagtcaatcaatcaatccatcacccagccagtcaatcagacagtcagtcaatcagccagtcaatcaatcaaacaatcagccagtcaatcagacagtcagtcaaacaatcagccagtcaatcagccagtcaatcagacagtcagtcaatcagtcagccagtcagtcaatcagccagtcaatcaatcaaacaatcagccagtcaatcagacagccagtcaaacaatcagccagtcaatcagccagtcaatcaatcagccagtcagtcagtcagtcagtcagccagcctgtcaatcagccagtcagtcagtcagtcagtcagccagcctgtcaatcagccagtcaatcagtcagttagtcagtcaatgAATGAATAAACTAATCAAGCAATTAATAAATGAACCTTGATGAAGTCTCACCTGTGTCTATCGAGGGCTATGACGTT harbors:
- the LOC124030307 gene encoding LOW QUALITY PROTEIN: neuropeptide Y receptor type 2-like (The sequence of the model RefSeq protein was modified relative to this genomic sequence to represent the inferred CDS: inserted 2 bases in 2 codons; deleted 1 base in 1 codon) — encoded protein: DLLVNTLCLPFTLVYTLLGEWKFGQLLCFLLPYAQGLAVHVSTVTLNVIALDRHRCIVYHLETRMRKDVCFGVIAATWVLSAVLASPLAIFREYGTFNLAPGQFIQVCTEKWPGSSTDGTVHSISMLLLQYVLPLAVISFAYARIWSKLRSHMSPAXGRNDRHRRRRKTTKMLVTVVVVFAVSWLPFHAFQLATDIDSSVLDMRDFRLLYTLFHVVAMCSTFANPLLYGWMNSNYRTAFTTVFRCEQRMDSVHPK